The following are encoded in a window of Epilithonimonas zeae genomic DNA:
- a CDS encoding DUF4932 domain-containing protein, with product MKTLKMINKSILTLMMFLLAANLKSQSKVDVEFSPNIATYSIVEYLVAKHQGRLFYIDGKTDISYLPLADLANREMEKYDNSKIIKAMQDYLQVAGQQQDLTYQVLLKHNIFPAKGYAYQIEENDNAKKEAVKKFAEQLREFYVERKLGAFFKSQSYFIEGAKNEVKKNIPTGYMAEMEKYYGQKFLAYRFYVNPFDVLPYSEVFWHGNGPMFKSDKGQIANMISSAYVPLKKKNNIKDYTEFGFNHPETTNFLITHEFGHSFVNQYLGQYEDSINKSNNLMSEAFIDKMDGQGYSYWPSCVGEHIVRSGEIRIALANGNPELAEKLRQQHIKENYFVLIPDFEKKMKEYENNRAKYKTFKDFVPELLTVLDKTSVEKVRTKLGLSNVKYEVNLTVNVPENSGDVYITGNQSSIGNWNPNVIKLNKTGETTRQITFKTYPDLKFKLTKGSWETEGKIDGIEEGKDVSLSLDKNTSVNHTVKNWKQ from the coding sequence ATGAAGACCTTAAAGATGATTAATAAAAGCATTTTGACTTTGATGATGTTTTTATTGGCGGCAAATCTGAAATCTCAATCAAAAGTGGATGTGGAATTCAGTCCCAATATCGCGACTTATTCGATCGTCGAATATCTGGTAGCGAAACATCAGGGAAGGCTTTTCTATATCGACGGAAAAACGGATATCAGTTATCTTCCGTTAGCAGATTTGGCGAACAGGGAAATGGAAAAATATGATAATTCGAAAATCATCAAAGCGATGCAGGATTATCTGCAGGTTGCCGGCCAGCAGCAAGATTTGACTTATCAGGTTTTACTGAAGCACAATATTTTTCCGGCAAAAGGTTATGCTTACCAGATTGAGGAAAATGATAATGCAAAGAAAGAAGCTGTGAAAAAATTCGCAGAACAATTGAGAGAATTTTACGTCGAGAGAAAGCTAGGTGCATTCTTCAAATCCCAAAGTTATTTTATAGAAGGTGCGAAAAACGAAGTCAAAAAAAACATTCCTACTGGCTATATGGCGGAGATGGAAAAATATTATGGACAGAAATTTCTGGCTTACAGATTTTACGTGAATCCATTTGATGTTTTGCCTTACAGCGAGGTTTTCTGGCACGGCAACGGACCAATGTTTAAGTCGGATAAAGGACAAATTGCGAATATGATCAGCAGTGCTTATGTTCCATTAAAAAAGAAAAATAATATCAAAGATTACACAGAATTTGGATTCAATCATCCGGAAACGACCAACTTTTTAATAACACACGAGTTTGGTCATTCGTTTGTCAATCAATATTTGGGGCAATATGAAGACAGTATTAACAAGAGCAATAATCTGATGTCCGAGGCTTTTATCGATAAAATGGATGGACAAGGTTATTCTTATTGGCCGTCTTGTGTCGGCGAACATATCGTTAGATCAGGCGAAATCAGAATTGCTTTGGCGAATGGAAATCCTGAATTGGCAGAGAAATTAAGGCAGCAACATATCAAGGAAAATTATTTTGTTTTGATTCCGGACTTTGAAAAGAAAATGAAAGAATATGAAAACAACAGAGCAAAATATAAAACTTTCAAGGATTTTGTGCCTGAGTTGTTAACTGTTTTAGACAAAACCAGTGTCGAAAAAGTGAGAACAAAATTGGGTTTATCTAATGTAAAATACGAAGTGAATTTAACGGTAAATGTTCCCGAAAACAGTGGTGATGTTTATATTACAGGTAATCAGTCAAGCATCGGGAATTGGAATCCTAACGTCATTAAACTTAATAAAACAGGTGAAACAACCAGACAAATTACATTCAAAACTTATCCTGATTTGAAATTCAAATTAACCAAAGGAAGCTGGGAAACAGAAGGAAAAATCGACGGAATCGAAGAAGGGAAAGACGTTTCTTTGTCACTGGATAAAAATACAAGTGTGAATCACACGGTGAAAAACTGGAAACAATAA
- a CDS encoding GIN domain-containing protein: protein MQKLLLLLITMIVGLFVSSATLKGNDFSNGIQKSETKTFNLGSFNAVKTSQAIEVEIVKSDEEKAVATSTHLSELKIEVKNKTLYIQYKPNVSLQNADTKVVVYAKDLVKAEAGNASSIKVKSVFETAEQTFESNGSGKIYADSKASVVNINTGSAGGFSGKINTKNLNVDANSASSVKISGSADNAKINVDSASSVDAKNMNIQTAKATASATSSITLSVSKELTASASSLAKIRYKTLSGIKFSASRSSGGTIDSI, encoded by the coding sequence ATGCAAAAACTATTATTACTCTTAATAACAATGATTGTCGGACTTTTTGTGTCCTCGGCAACATTGAAAGGAAATGATTTTTCGAATGGGATTCAGAAATCAGAAACAAAGACTTTTAATTTGGGTTCATTCAATGCTGTGAAAACTTCCCAGGCGATTGAAGTGGAAATTGTAAAGTCAGACGAAGAAAAAGCGGTTGCGACAAGCACGCATTTGTCAGAGCTTAAAATCGAAGTGAAAAATAAAACGCTTTATATCCAATACAAACCTAATGTTTCGCTTCAGAATGCCGATACAAAAGTGGTTGTTTACGCAAAAGACCTTGTAAAAGCAGAAGCCGGAAATGCCTCTTCTATAAAAGTAAAAAGTGTTTTTGAAACTGCTGAACAAACTTTTGAAAGCAATGGAAGTGGTAAAATCTACGCCGATTCAAAAGCTTCGGTTGTTAATATCAATACTGGTAGTGCAGGTGGATTTTCGGGAAAAATCAATACAAAAAATCTGAACGTTGATGCTAATTCTGCAAGTTCGGTAAAAATCAGCGGTTCCGCTGATAATGCAAAAATCAATGTGGATAGTGCAAGTTCTGTGGATGCCAAAAATATGAATATTCAAACTGCAAAAGCAACTGCAAGTGCAACATCGTCGATAACTTTGAGTGTTTCAAAAGAATTAACCGCTTCTGCAAGTTCTTTAGCTAAAATCAGATATAAAACATTGTCAGGAATTAAATTTTCTGCGAGCAGAAGTTCCGGAGGAACAATCGATTCAATTTAA
- a CDS encoding efflux RND transporter periplasmic adaptor subunit, producing the protein MDTKIVKKKSKLKFVLIIIASAVAVSVFGWYFLNQKKTYNVKSEDITIDEVTNGKFEDMLMVTAQTQSLNSSLVNVLEGGAVKEIFAEDGQMLTKGQPIARVYNPNTEFNYLNQETGIMQQISQMRSSLLELKNQEFSQDKELLQSQNDYNTALQSFNLQKRLYDAEIGKKTDYDISLQNLNYQKQRKQIVENGAKNEKVSRNSQFSAINNSINQMEKSLNILRSNKNNFLIMSPVSGRLSSFNISLGQNLTTGESIGKVDLMGGYKLIAKVDEYYINKLTVGIKGSLDNNGKEYEVIISKILPEVKDGQFSVELNFIDAKISTLKIGMTFGVKLKLSADTQSMMIPKGNFYKDTNGKWIFVVKNNKAEKRNISLGRENPLYYEVVSGLKQGESVITSDYSELKKYEILDIQK; encoded by the coding sequence ATGGATACGAAAATAGTAAAAAAGAAATCTAAACTAAAATTTGTTTTGATCATCATCGCGTCTGCAGTGGCAGTTTCGGTTTTTGGATGGTATTTTCTCAATCAGAAAAAAACATATAATGTAAAATCGGAAGATATCACGATTGATGAAGTGACGAATGGAAAATTCGAAGATATGTTGATGGTAACTGCACAGACGCAATCTCTTAATTCTTCTCTTGTGAATGTTTTGGAAGGTGGCGCGGTAAAAGAAATTTTTGCGGAGGACGGACAAATGCTGACAAAAGGACAACCTATTGCAAGAGTTTACAATCCCAATACAGAATTTAATTATCTGAATCAGGAAACGGGAATTATGCAGCAGATCAGCCAGATGAGAAGTTCACTTTTAGAATTAAAAAATCAGGAATTCAGTCAGGATAAGGAATTGTTGCAGTCTCAGAATGATTATAATACGGCGTTACAATCTTTCAATCTTCAGAAAAGATTGTACGATGCGGAAATCGGAAAGAAAACCGATTATGACATCAGTCTTCAGAATTTGAATTATCAAAAACAGAGAAAGCAAATTGTTGAAAATGGCGCTAAAAATGAAAAGGTTTCCAGAAATTCTCAGTTTTCAGCCATCAATAATTCCATTAATCAAATGGAGAAAAGCTTGAATATCCTTCGTTCCAACAAAAATAATTTCCTGATAATGTCGCCTGTCTCTGGAAGATTGTCATCATTCAATATTTCATTAGGACAAAATCTGACAACGGGCGAAAGCATTGGGAAAGTCGATTTGATGGGTGGTTACAAACTTATTGCGAAAGTTGACGAATATTATATCAATAAATTGACTGTCGGAATCAAAGGAAGTCTTGACAATAATGGAAAAGAATACGAAGTCATCATCAGCAAAATTCTTCCGGAAGTGAAAGACGGACAGTTTTCTGTGGAATTGAATTTCATTGATGCAAAAATTTCAACCCTGAAAATCGGAATGACTTTCGGCGTGAAACTGAAATTGTCTGCCGATACGCAAAGTATGATGATTCCGAAAGGGAATTTCTACAAAGACACGAACGGAAAATGGATTTTCGTAGTGAAAAATAACAAAGCTGAAAAGCGAAACATCAGTCTGGGAAGAGAAAATCCTCTTTATTATGAAGTGGTTTCCGGATTGAAGCAAGGTGAATCTGTGATTACTTCAGATTATTCTGAATTGAAAAAATATGAAATCTTAGACATTCAAAAATAA
- a CDS encoding sigma-54-dependent transcriptional regulator — translation MRKKEAHILIVDDDEDILFSARVWLKKFFTEVSCLSQPKNILKFLSEQQVDTVLLDMNFRKGFENGQDGLYWMNEIKTLEPQLPIILMTAYGEVELAVEALKNGASDFILKPWNNEKLYASVNLAVDISRKNKKLNQWENVSIKTNQYQLETKSPAMQEVMDQIERVAPTDANVLLLGENGTGKYVLAEHIHELSERKNQPFVHIDLGSLSENLFESELFGYKKGAFTDAHQDYAGKIENAENGTVFLDEIGNLPLLLQTKLLSLIQNRKLSRIGESKERLLDVRFIFATNENLKKAVAENRFRKDLYYRINTVELNIPSLRERIEDISNLADYFLEKYKQKYHKPDLFLNEVLISELTHYSWPGNIRELDHCIERSIILSNEKNLKLLMPQDEESENIIVNLNIEEMEEILIKKALKKHRGNISLAAEDLGLSRAALYRRMEKFEL, via the coding sequence ATGCGAAAAAAAGAAGCTCATATTTTAATTGTGGATGATGACGAGGATATCCTGTTCTCGGCAAGAGTCTGGCTCAAGAAGTTTTTTACGGAAGTCAGCTGTCTTAGTCAGCCTAAAAATATTCTTAAATTTTTATCGGAACAACAAGTTGACACGGTTCTTCTCGATATGAATTTTCGAAAAGGCTTTGAAAATGGACAAGACGGTTTGTATTGGATGAATGAAATCAAAACACTGGAACCTCAACTTCCGATTATTCTGATGACCGCTTACGGCGAAGTTGAATTAGCTGTTGAAGCGTTGAAAAATGGCGCTTCCGATTTTATCCTTAAACCTTGGAATAATGAAAAGTTATATGCTTCCGTGAATCTCGCGGTCGATATTTCCCGAAAAAATAAAAAGCTGAATCAATGGGAAAATGTCAGCATCAAAACCAATCAATATCAGTTGGAAACCAAATCTCCAGCGATGCAGGAAGTGATGGACCAAATTGAAAGAGTTGCTCCGACTGACGCCAATGTTTTGCTTTTGGGTGAAAATGGAACCGGAAAATATGTTTTGGCGGAACATATTCACGAGTTATCAGAACGGAAAAACCAGCCTTTTGTTCATATTGATTTGGGAAGCCTTTCGGAAAATCTTTTTGAATCTGAATTATTCGGCTATAAAAAAGGAGCGTTTACCGATGCACATCAGGACTATGCCGGAAAAATTGAGAATGCCGAAAATGGAACGGTTTTCCTCGACGAAATCGGGAACCTTCCACTTCTTCTTCAAACTAAATTATTGAGTTTAATTCAAAATAGAAAACTATCCAGAATTGGAGAAAGTAAAGAAAGATTGTTGGACGTAAGGTTTATTTTTGCAACCAACGAGAATCTTAAAAAAGCTGTTGCTGAAAATCGTTTCCGAAAAGATCTATATTATAGAATCAACACGGTTGAATTAAATATTCCAAGTTTGAGAGAACGGATTGAAGATATTTCAAATTTAGCTGATTATTTTTTAGAAAAATATAAACAGAAATATCACAAACCTGATTTGTTTTTAAATGAAGTTTTAATTTCAGAATTAACACATTATTCCTGGCCAGGAAACATTCGCGAACTCGACCATTGTATTGAAAGAAGCATCATTCTTTCCAACGAAAAAAATCTTAAATTGCTGATGCCTCAAGATGAAGAATCCGAAAACATCATCGTAAACCTCAACATCGAAGAAATGGAAGAAATTCTGATTAAAAAAGCCTTGAAAAAACACCGCGGAAATATTTCTTTGGCTGCGGAAGATTTGGGATTGTCTAGAGCGGCATTATATCGAAGAATGGAGAAATTCGAACTGTAG
- a CDS encoding sensor histidine kinase has translation MNSSRYVWLIFILLAIVNGIFAFDFYSQNKWINCILFSLVSLVCIVLAQTSALSYIQQTEKLLLAIQKKDFSLFPKTEENSLLDNAVKLYYQSKEEHLSLSSYKLLYEEILNQLEIGLMILSKKNEDWEVFYVNPVFLEILEIPKYNSWNLYENKTTEFYKIIEQTNYENSQEFFDISINENTKQSFSLRTKKVQNVKNQFCIISLESVQKIIEQKEKLAWNNLMKVISHELLNTLTPVNSLIQNLEYIANQDVIEKEDQQDMKESLMIINSKSKQLLNFVDDYRQVAELPKPVFKTISLTNIVESALNFLKPEFEKKHITIINSLENHMISADEKMIERCLINLYLNAIYAVSDNVGRTIKTEIKTQNKRIILSVEDNGIGISKEIQDKIFLPFFTTRSNGSGIGLTLSKSIIEAHKGYLNYKPLEQGSRFEIWFVE, from the coding sequence ATGAATTCGAGTCGTTATGTTTGGTTGATTTTTATTCTGCTGGCGATTGTCAACGGAATTTTTGCATTTGATTTTTATTCTCAAAACAAATGGATCAACTGTATCTTATTTTCATTGGTGAGTTTGGTCTGTATCGTTCTTGCACAGACCTCAGCTTTGTCGTACATTCAGCAAACAGAAAAATTGCTTTTGGCGATTCAGAAAAAAGATTTCTCATTGTTTCCAAAAACGGAAGAAAATAGTTTGTTAGACAATGCTGTAAAACTATATTATCAAAGCAAAGAGGAACATCTTTCGCTTTCTTCTTACAAACTATTGTATGAAGAAATCCTCAATCAATTAGAAATCGGATTGATGATTTTGTCAAAGAAAAATGAAGATTGGGAAGTGTTTTATGTGAATCCTGTTTTTCTTGAAATTTTAGAAATTCCGAAGTATAATTCCTGGAATCTTTATGAAAATAAAACGACAGAATTTTATAAAATCATTGAACAAACGAATTATGAAAATTCTCAGGAATTCTTTGATATTTCGATTAATGAAAATACAAAACAATCGTTTTCATTAAGGACAAAAAAAGTTCAGAATGTAAAAAATCAGTTTTGCATCATCAGCTTAGAATCGGTCCAGAAAATTATCGAACAAAAAGAAAAACTGGCTTGGAACAATCTGATGAAAGTGATTTCACACGAACTTTTGAATACATTAACACCTGTCAATAGCTTAATTCAGAACCTGGAATATATCGCAAATCAAGATGTTATCGAAAAAGAAGATCAACAGGATATGAAGGAAAGTCTGATGATCATCAATTCAAAATCAAAACAATTACTGAATTTTGTAGATGATTATAGACAAGTCGCAGAACTTCCGAAGCCTGTTTTCAAAACAATTTCTTTAACCAATATTGTAGAATCCGCACTTAATTTCCTGAAACCTGAATTTGAGAAAAAACATATTACAATTATCAATTCATTGGAAAACCATATGATTTCAGCTGATGAAAAAATGATTGAAAGATGTTTGATCAATCTTTATCTCAACGCAATTTACGCCGTTTCTGATAATGTTGGAAGAACAATAAAAACCGAGATCAAAACTCAAAACAAACGAATTATTTTAAGTGTAGAAGACAATGGAATTGGAATCTCAAAGGAAATTCAGGACAAGATTTTTCTTCCATTTTTTACAACGAGAAGCAACGGTTCCGGAATTGGATTGACACTCAGCAAAAGTATTATCGAAGCCCATAAAGGTTATCTGAATTATAAACCTTTGGAGCAGGGAAGTAGGTTTGAGATTTGGTTTGTGGAATAA
- a CDS encoding restriction endonuclease: protein MKIKNNAGETVEFEISKLESSLRNSGAGEQSVKRVLETVLPKCFEGITTGELYRMAFEELKKISNSVAARYSLKKALLELGPAGFYFEQWISRVFQNIGYKTETGQLIKGHSVTHEADVIAKKDNKTYWVECKFRNAEDTKISVTTPMYVLSRIKDISNIQYNLFGTKTEFTDGWLITNTYFTKDSVAFSEYYGLRLLSWDYPKDKNIKSLVDQNALYPITCLTTLDGKQKQKLLENKCVLVKELFNNQNLLNVLELNQEKKSEVLKETKELMNTKISE, encoded by the coding sequence ATGAAAATCAAGAATAACGCTGGGGAAACGGTAGAGTTTGAAATCTCGAAATTGGAAAGCTCACTCCGGAATTCGGGAGCAGGCGAACAATCTGTGAAAAGAGTTCTGGAAACAGTCTTACCAAAATGTTTTGAAGGCATCACAACCGGCGAACTGTACAGAATGGCATTTGAAGAATTAAAGAAAATCTCGAATTCTGTCGCGGCAAGATACAGTTTGAAAAAAGCTTTGTTGGAATTGGGTCCTGCGGGATTTTATTTTGAGCAATGGATTTCTCGAGTATTTCAAAATATTGGCTACAAGACCGAAACAGGGCAATTGATAAAAGGACATTCTGTGACGCACGAAGCGGACGTTATTGCCAAGAAAGATAACAAAACTTATTGGGTAGAATGTAAATTCCGAAATGCGGAAGACACGAAAATCTCTGTCACGACGCCGATGTACGTTTTGTCAAGAATCAAGGACATTTCTAATATCCAGTACAATCTTTTCGGAACCAAAACTGAATTTACAGACGGTTGGCTGATCACGAATACTTATTTCACTAAGGATTCTGTGGCTTTCTCAGAATATTATGGTTTGAGATTGCTGTCTTGGGATTATCCAAAAGATAAAAACATCAAAAGTTTGGTTGACCAAAATGCATTGTACCCTATTACTTGTCTTACGACTTTGGACGGAAAACAAAAACAGAAATTGCTGGAGAACAAATGTGTTTTGGTAAAGGAATTATTCAACAATCAGAATTTGTTGAATGTTTTAGAACTCAATCAAGAAAAAAAATCAGAAGTTCTGAAAGAAACTAAAGAATTGATGAACACAAAAATATCAGAATAA
- a CDS encoding DUF4136 domain-containing protein: MKKYFFILLAAVSLGVTSCSPFQVKSDYSATANFANYKTYLLRTDDLKLNDLDKDRVLNELSKQLQAKALTSGQNPDLIINVKASHKKVQDITTSYGGGWGWGRPWGWGGGFGMGNTWTNNYNSGTIVIDIIDAKTQKLVWQGAGSGISVDSPRSKQKQIPQVVAEIMANYPPQKGK, encoded by the coding sequence ATGAAAAAATATTTCTTCATATTACTAGCTGCGGTTTCTTTGGGAGTGACTTCTTGTAGTCCTTTCCAAGTAAAATCTGATTATTCTGCCACTGCAAATTTTGCGAATTACAAAACTTACTTGCTTAGAACAGATGATTTGAAACTGAATGACCTTGACAAAGACAGAGTTTTGAACGAGTTATCAAAACAATTGCAAGCTAAAGCTTTAACTTCCGGACAAAATCCAGATTTGATTATCAATGTAAAAGCATCTCACAAAAAAGTTCAGGACATTACCACTTCCTACGGCGGAGGCTGGGGTTGGGGAAGACCTTGGGGCTGGGGCGGCGGTTTCGGTATGGGAAATACCTGGACCAACAACTATAACAGCGGAACGATTGTGATTGACATTATTGATGCTAAAACTCAAAAATTGGTTTGGCAGGGTGCGGGAAGCGGAATTTCTGTAGATTCTCCAAGGTCAAAACAAAAACAAATTCCGCAGGTTGTGGCTGAGATAATGGCCAATTATCCACCGCAAAAAGGGAAATAG
- a CDS encoding DUF5522 domain-containing protein, with product MKLNDIKENEDFYYNEQGYKVFTEKFHLKRGYCCKSGCRHCPYGYDKKTDTFIKKSK from the coding sequence ATGAAACTAAATGACATCAAAGAAAATGAAGACTTTTATTATAACGAACAAGGTTATAAAGTTTTTACAGAAAAGTTCCATTTGAAACGTGGTTATTGCTGTAAAAGCGGATGTAGACACTGCCCGTACGGTTATGATAAAAAGACGGATACTTTTATTAAAAAATCTAAATAA
- a CDS encoding KUP/HAK/KT family potassium transporter — protein sequence MSQDSSGHFDLKKLSAVGVLVSLGIVFGDIGTSPLYVMKAIINAGKAGGIISEEYIEGALSCIIWTLTLQTTIKYVIIALKADNKGEGGILSLYSLVKRFKKKWLYAVAIIGAATLVADSIITPSMTVISAIEGLELVMHKPPVVPITLVILIIIFFVQQFGTSFIGKFFGPIMVLWFLVLGGFGFVQLIEHPTVLNAFNPYYAVKLIYNSPSAIVILGAVFLCTTGAEALYSDLGHCGIKNIRVSWIFVKAMLILNYLGQGAWLLNNYNEVFQGKNPFFGIMPELFIIPAVVLATMAAIIASQAVITGAFTMFSEAMSLNFWPNQEIEYPSGIKGQMYIPKINWGLLILCFIVVMYFKESSKMEAAYGLSITVTMLMTTILLIFWFLKTRTKKIFIAFFALIYLVIEGGFFSANIIKFFDGGWMSVLLAGFIGICMYAWYNGRIIKTTFIKFVKLDKYVSTIKDMKLDETIPKYATNLAFISRAKREDEVESKIIYSIIRAQPKRADHYFILNIVNQEDPYSFKYNVEEVLPGTIYKISFLLGFKRDRRINDYFQQILAEMMEEGTIPSRSSHPSLRAHNIPPDLKFVIIDNVYINDFLLTIRDKIILNIYNFVKKLGSNDFTAYGVASHNVVVESAPLLDQKIKIERIEKVEHKHFE from the coding sequence ATGTCGCAAGATAGCAGCGGTCATTTTGACCTCAAAAAACTGTCCGCAGTGGGCGTTTTGGTTTCATTAGGAATTGTTTTCGGAGACATCGGAACCTCGCCGTTGTACGTGATGAAAGCCATTATCAATGCAGGAAAAGCCGGCGGAATCATTTCTGAGGAATATATAGAAGGTGCATTGTCTTGTATCATCTGGACTCTGACTTTACAAACGACCATAAAATACGTTATCATTGCTCTAAAAGCTGATAATAAAGGCGAAGGAGGGATTCTTTCTCTTTACTCTCTCGTCAAACGGTTCAAGAAAAAATGGCTTTATGCTGTTGCGATAATTGGTGCAGCAACTTTGGTTGCAGATAGTATCATCACGCCTTCTATGACTGTAATTTCGGCAATCGAAGGTTTGGAATTGGTGATGCACAAACCGCCTGTGGTTCCAATTACTTTGGTTATTTTAATCATCATTTTCTTTGTTCAGCAATTTGGAACCAGTTTTATTGGAAAGTTTTTCGGACCAATTATGGTACTTTGGTTTCTGGTTCTTGGTGGTTTTGGTTTTGTTCAATTGATAGAACATCCAACTGTTTTAAACGCATTCAATCCTTATTATGCTGTAAAATTAATTTATAATTCTCCAAGTGCGATTGTAATTCTCGGTGCAGTTTTCCTTTGTACAACGGGAGCAGAAGCATTATACTCTGACCTTGGACATTGTGGAATTAAAAACATCCGAGTGAGTTGGATTTTTGTAAAAGCAATGTTGATTCTTAATTACTTAGGTCAAGGTGCTTGGCTTCTTAACAATTATAATGAAGTGTTCCAAGGGAAAAATCCTTTCTTCGGAATTATGCCGGAATTGTTCATTATTCCTGCGGTAGTATTAGCGACAATGGCTGCAATCATTGCAAGTCAGGCTGTTATTACCGGTGCTTTCACAATGTTTTCAGAAGCAATGTCGCTCAACTTTTGGCCGAATCAGGAAATCGAGTATCCTTCGGGAATCAAAGGTCAAATGTATATTCCAAAAATCAATTGGGGATTGTTAATACTTTGCTTCATCGTCGTGATGTACTTCAAAGAATCGAGTAAAATGGAGGCGGCATACGGACTTTCGATTACTGTCACGATGCTGATGACAACGATACTTTTGATTTTCTGGTTCCTAAAAACCCGAACGAAAAAGATTTTTATTGCATTTTTTGCATTAATTTATTTAGTCATCGAAGGTGGATTTTTCAGCGCCAACATTATCAAATTCTTTGATGGTGGTTGGATGTCTGTTCTTCTGGCTGGTTTCATCGGCATCTGTATGTACGCTTGGTACAACGGAAGAATCATTAAAACAACTTTTATCAAATTTGTGAAACTGGACAAATATGTTTCCACCATCAAGGATATGAAACTGGATGAAACAATTCCGAAATACGCTACAAACCTTGCATTCATCAGCCGAGCAAAAAGAGAAGATGAAGTGGAATCAAAAATCATTTATTCCATAATTAGAGCACAACCTAAAAGAGCGGATCATTATTTTATTTTGAATATTGTGAATCAGGAAGACCCATACAGTTTCAAATACAATGTGGAAGAGGTTTTGCCGGGCACAATTTATAAAATCAGTTTCTTATTGGGTTTCAAAAGAGACAGAAGAATCAACGATTATTTCCAGCAGATTTTAGCAGAAATGATGGAAGAAGGAACGATTCCTTCACGAAGTTCACATCCCTCTTTGAGAGCACATAACATTCCGCCTGATTTGAAGTTTGTGATTATCGATAATGTTTATATCAATGATTTCCTTCTTACAATTAGAGATAAAATCATTCTTAATATTTATAATTTTGTGAAGAAACTTGGCAGTAACGACTTCACAGCTTATGGCGTTGCAAGTCATAATGTTGTGGTAGAATCGGCGCCGCTTCTTGACCAGAAAATCAAAATCGAGAGAATAGAAAAAGTCGAACACAAGCATTTCGAATAA
- a CDS encoding Fur family transcriptional regulator — MDTKQKELNIATIKDVLRQYLMDKGFRNTPERYTILEEIYNMEHHFNVDDLYLLMMQKKYHVSKATIYNTIEIFLDAGLIRKHQFGEKTLSTSSYEKSYFDKQHDHLVIYKEDSDKEIAEIIEFCDPRIQGIKDSIEKAFGVSIDTHSLYFYGHKKSEN, encoded by the coding sequence ATGGATACGAAACAAAAAGAGTTGAATATCGCAACTATAAAAGACGTCCTTAGACAATATCTTATGGATAAAGGCTTCCGCAATACGCCTGAGAGATATACTATTCTTGAGGAGATTTACAATATGGAGCACCACTTCAACGTGGATGACCTTTATCTGCTGATGATGCAGAAAAAATACCACGTAAGCAAGGCAACGATTTATAATACTATCGAGATTTTCTTGGATGCAGGCTTGATTAGAAAACACCAATTCGGAGAAAAAACATTGAGCACATCTTCTTATGAGAAGTCTTATTTTGATAAGCAGCACGACCATTTGGTCATTTATAAAGAAGATTCTGATAAAGAAATTGCAGAGATTATAGAGTTCTGCGACCCAAGAATCCAAGGCATCAAAGACTCAATAGAAAAAGCATTTGGCGTAAGTATTGATACGCACTCTTTGTACTTCTACGGACACAAGAAGTCTGAAAATTAA